One window from the genome of Haliaeetus albicilla chromosome 26, bHalAlb1.1, whole genome shotgun sequence encodes:
- the BRD3OS gene encoding putative uncharacterized protein BRD3OS, whose amino-acid sequence MTDKVMNGRVPLPEKALSEGYARLRYRDTSLLIWQQQQQKLESAPPNTYLSRSRSMWYSQYGNEAILVRDKNKLDVPRDTGQSKFCAIM is encoded by the coding sequence ATGACTGACAAAGTAATGAACGGGAGGGTGCCCCTGCCCGAAAAAGCCTTGTCCGAGGGCTATGCCCGGCTGCGGTACAGGGACACGTCTCTGCTcatctggcagcagcagcagcagaaactggAGTCGGCCCCCCCCAACACTTACCTGAGCCGGAGTCGGAGTATGTGGTACTCGCAGTACGGCAATGAAGCCATCCTGGTGCGGGACAAAAACAAGCTGGATGTCCCCAGGGACACGGGGCAATCTAAGTTTTGTGCTATTATGTAA
- the BRD3 gene encoding bromodomain-containing protein 3 isoform X1: MSTVTSAIQAPQGPVNPPPPEVTNPNKPGRKTNQLQYMQNVVVKTLWKHQFAWPFYQPVDAIKLNLPDYHKIIKNPMDMGTIKKRLEHNYYWSASECMQDFNTMFTNCYIYNKPTDDIVLMAQALEKIFLQKVAQMPQEEVELLPPVPKGKGRKPSVGTQSAGAQQAVAVSSVSPPAPFQNVPPAVSQTPVIAATPVPTITANVPPVTAPPAAAPPPPAAPIMPVVPPTPPVVKKKGVKRKADTTTPTTSAITASRSESPTPLSDPKQAKIIARRESGGRPIKPPKKDLEDGEVPQHAGKKGKLSEHLKYCDSILKEMLSKKHAAYAWPFYKPVDAEALELHDYHDIIKHPMDLSTVKKKMDSREYQDAQGFAADIRLMFSNCYKYNPPDHEVVAMARKLQDVFEMRFAKMPDEPAEAPPLPPPTAPVVSKSTESSHSSEESSSDSDSSDSEEERATRLAELQEQLKAVHEQLAALSQAPVNKPKKKKEKKEKEKKKKDKEKEKEKHKVKAEEEKKPKVAQPPKQTQQKKAPAKKANSTTTANRQPKKGGKQASATYDSDEEEEGLPMTYDEKRQLSLDINRLPGEKLGRVVHIIQSREPSLRDSNPDEIEIDFETLKPTTLRELERYVKSCLQKKQRKPFSASGKKQAAKSKEELAQEKKKELEKRLQDVSGQLNNNKKPAKKEKSSSAPSGGPSRLSSSSSSESGSSSSSGSSSDSSDSE, encoded by the exons ATGTCGACAGTCACATCAGCGATCCAGGCTCCTCAGGGCCCTGTGAATCCACCGCCTCCGGAGGTCACTAATCCTAATAAGCCTGGCCGGAAGACCAACCAATTGCAATATATGCAAAATGTTGTGGTAAAGACCTTGTGGAAGCACCAGTTTGCTTGGCCTTTCTACCAACCTGTTGATGCAATTAAATTGAATTTGCCG GATTatcacaaaataataaaaaaccccatggaCATGGGGACGATCAAGAAGCGCCTGGAACATAACTATTACTGGAGTGCCAGTGAATGTATGCAGGATTTCAACACCATGTTTACAAATTGTTACATTTATAACAAG CCCACAGATGACATCGTCCTCATGGCCCAAGCCCTGGAGAAGATATTTCTGCAGAAGGTTGCCCAGATGCCTCAGGAGGAAGTCGAATTATTACCCCCAGTTCCTAAAGGCAAAGGTCGCAAGCCATCAGTGGGCACGCAGAGTGCAG GAGCGCAGCAAGCAGTGGCCGTGTCTTCCGTCTCCCCGCCGGCCCCGTTCCAGAATGTCCCTCCAGCCGTGTCTCAGACGCCCGTCATTGCTGCCACCCCTGTGCCAACCATCACTGCTAATGTCCCGCCTGTCACTGCCCCTCCCGCCGCTGCTCCCCCTCCGCCTGCTGCTCCGATAATGCCCGTGGTGCCTCCTACGCCACCGGTAGTCAAG aaaaaaggaGTGAAGCGGAAAGCAGACACGACAACCCCTACGACCTCTGCGATCACTGCCAGCCGAAGCGAGTCGCCCACGCCCCTCTCGGACCCGAAGCAGGCCAAAATCATCGCTCGACGGGAAAGCGGTGGCCGGCCCATCAAACCACCAAAGAAAGACCTTGAAGATGGAGAGGTCCCCCAACATGCAGGGAAGAAGGGCAAACTCTCTGagcacctcaagtactgtgaCAGCATTCTCAAGGAGATGCTTTCGAAGAAGCATGCAGCCTATGCATGGCCCTTTTACAAGCCTGTTGATGCAGAGGCCTTGGAATTACATGACTATCATGATATTATCAAACACCCCATGGATCTCAGTACTGTTAAA aaaaaaatggacaGTCGGGAATACCAGGATGCACAAGGTTTTGCAGCAGATATTCGGTTAATGTTCTCTAATTGTTACAAGTACAATCCTCCAGACCATGAAGTGGTAGCGATGGCCAGGAAGCTACAG GATGTCTTTGAGATGAGGTTCGCAAAGATGCCTGATGAGCCTGCAGAGGCCCCACCTCTGCCTCCACCAACAGCACCAGTGGTGAGCAAAAGCACAGAGAGCAGTCACAGCAGTGAGGAGAGCTCTTCCGACTCGGATAGCTCAGACTCGGAAGAAGAGCGAGCGACTCGGCTGGcggagctgcaggagcag CTAAAGGCTGTCCATGAGCAGCTAGCTGCATTGTCACAAGCACCAGtaaacaaaccaaagaaaaaaaaagagaagaaagaaaaagagaagaagaagaaagataaagagaaggaaaaagaaaagcacaaagtAAAAgctgaggaggagaagaaacCCAAGGTGGCTCaaccaccaaaacaaacccaacagaAGAAAGCCCCAGCtaagaaagcaaacagcacaACCACAGCTAACAG GCAGCCCAAGAAAGGAGGCAAACAGGCATCTGCAACCTACGATtcagatgaggaggaggaaggtctGCCCATGACCTATGATGAGAAACGACAGCTCAGCTTGGACATCAACCGTctgcctggggagaagctggGCAGGGTGGTGCACATCATCCAGTCACGGGAACCTTCCCTCAGAGACTCCAATCCTGACGAGATAGAAATAGATTTTGAAACGTTGAAGCCCACAACTTTACGAGAACTGGAGAGATATGTGAAATCttgtttacagaaaaaacaaaggaaaccaTTTT CTGCAagtggaaaaaagcaagcagcaaagtCAAAAGAAGAGTTAgctcaggaaaagaagaaagaactaGAGAAACGGTTACAGGACGTCAGTGGACAGctaaacaacaacaagaaaCCTGCAAAGAAAG AGAAATCCAGCTCGGCTCCCTCCGGAGGCCCTTCCcggctcagcagcagcagctcctccgAGTCCgggagcagcagctccagcgGCTCCAGCTCAGACAGCAGCGATTCGGAATGA
- the BRD3 gene encoding bromodomain-containing protein 3 isoform X2: protein MSTVTSAIQAPQGPVNPPPPEVTNPNKPGRKTNQLQYMQNVVVKTLWKHQFAWPFYQPVDAIKLNLPDYHKIIKNPMDMGTIKKRLEHNYYWSASECMQDFNTMFTNCYIYNKPTDDIVLMAQALEKIFLQKVAQMPQEEVELLPPVPKGKGRKPSVGTQSAGAQQAVAVSSVSPPAPFQNVPPAVSQTPVIAATPVPTITANVPPVTAPPAAAPPPPAAPIMPVVPPTPPVVKKKGVKRKADTTTPTTSAITASRSESPTPLSDPKQAKIIARRESGGRPIKPPKKDLEDGEVPQHAGKKGKLSEHLKYCDSILKEMLSKKHAAYAWPFYKPVDAEALELHDYHDIIKHPMDLSTVKDVFEMRFAKMPDEPAEAPPLPPPTAPVVSKSTESSHSSEESSSDSDSSDSEEERATRLAELQEQLKAVHEQLAALSQAPVNKPKKKKEKKEKEKKKKDKEKEKEKHKVKAEEEKKPKVAQPPKQTQQKKAPAKKANSTTTANRQPKKGGKQASATYDSDEEEEGLPMTYDEKRQLSLDINRLPGEKLGRVVHIIQSREPSLRDSNPDEIEIDFETLKPTTLRELERYVKSCLQKKQRKPFSASGKKQAAKSKEELAQEKKKELEKRLQDVSGQLNNNKKPAKKEKSSSAPSGGPSRLSSSSSSESGSSSSSGSSSDSSDSE from the exons ATGTCGACAGTCACATCAGCGATCCAGGCTCCTCAGGGCCCTGTGAATCCACCGCCTCCGGAGGTCACTAATCCTAATAAGCCTGGCCGGAAGACCAACCAATTGCAATATATGCAAAATGTTGTGGTAAAGACCTTGTGGAAGCACCAGTTTGCTTGGCCTTTCTACCAACCTGTTGATGCAATTAAATTGAATTTGCCG GATTatcacaaaataataaaaaaccccatggaCATGGGGACGATCAAGAAGCGCCTGGAACATAACTATTACTGGAGTGCCAGTGAATGTATGCAGGATTTCAACACCATGTTTACAAATTGTTACATTTATAACAAG CCCACAGATGACATCGTCCTCATGGCCCAAGCCCTGGAGAAGATATTTCTGCAGAAGGTTGCCCAGATGCCTCAGGAGGAAGTCGAATTATTACCCCCAGTTCCTAAAGGCAAAGGTCGCAAGCCATCAGTGGGCACGCAGAGTGCAG GAGCGCAGCAAGCAGTGGCCGTGTCTTCCGTCTCCCCGCCGGCCCCGTTCCAGAATGTCCCTCCAGCCGTGTCTCAGACGCCCGTCATTGCTGCCACCCCTGTGCCAACCATCACTGCTAATGTCCCGCCTGTCACTGCCCCTCCCGCCGCTGCTCCCCCTCCGCCTGCTGCTCCGATAATGCCCGTGGTGCCTCCTACGCCACCGGTAGTCAAG aaaaaaggaGTGAAGCGGAAAGCAGACACGACAACCCCTACGACCTCTGCGATCACTGCCAGCCGAAGCGAGTCGCCCACGCCCCTCTCGGACCCGAAGCAGGCCAAAATCATCGCTCGACGGGAAAGCGGTGGCCGGCCCATCAAACCACCAAAGAAAGACCTTGAAGATGGAGAGGTCCCCCAACATGCAGGGAAGAAGGGCAAACTCTCTGagcacctcaagtactgtgaCAGCATTCTCAAGGAGATGCTTTCGAAGAAGCATGCAGCCTATGCATGGCCCTTTTACAAGCCTGTTGATGCAGAGGCCTTGGAATTACATGACTATCATGATATTATCAAACACCCCATGGATCTCAGTACTGTTAAA GATGTCTTTGAGATGAGGTTCGCAAAGATGCCTGATGAGCCTGCAGAGGCCCCACCTCTGCCTCCACCAACAGCACCAGTGGTGAGCAAAAGCACAGAGAGCAGTCACAGCAGTGAGGAGAGCTCTTCCGACTCGGATAGCTCAGACTCGGAAGAAGAGCGAGCGACTCGGCTGGcggagctgcaggagcag CTAAAGGCTGTCCATGAGCAGCTAGCTGCATTGTCACAAGCACCAGtaaacaaaccaaagaaaaaaaaagagaagaaagaaaaagagaagaagaagaaagataaagagaaggaaaaagaaaagcacaaagtAAAAgctgaggaggagaagaaacCCAAGGTGGCTCaaccaccaaaacaaacccaacagaAGAAAGCCCCAGCtaagaaagcaaacagcacaACCACAGCTAACAG GCAGCCCAAGAAAGGAGGCAAACAGGCATCTGCAACCTACGATtcagatgaggaggaggaaggtctGCCCATGACCTATGATGAGAAACGACAGCTCAGCTTGGACATCAACCGTctgcctggggagaagctggGCAGGGTGGTGCACATCATCCAGTCACGGGAACCTTCCCTCAGAGACTCCAATCCTGACGAGATAGAAATAGATTTTGAAACGTTGAAGCCCACAACTTTACGAGAACTGGAGAGATATGTGAAATCttgtttacagaaaaaacaaaggaaaccaTTTT CTGCAagtggaaaaaagcaagcagcaaagtCAAAAGAAGAGTTAgctcaggaaaagaagaaagaactaGAGAAACGGTTACAGGACGTCAGTGGACAGctaaacaacaacaagaaaCCTGCAAAGAAAG AGAAATCCAGCTCGGCTCCCTCCGGAGGCCCTTCCcggctcagcagcagcagctcctccgAGTCCgggagcagcagctccagcgGCTCCAGCTCAGACAGCAGCGATTCGGAATGA